The Cellulomonas wangleii genome includes a region encoding these proteins:
- a CDS encoding YciI family protein, whose protein sequence is MPEDALEDTMTTPTTYLMLLWGDPDALLDPRAAYAAHERFEADCAAQGHEVLLAKELADAATARTLTVGGRPTDGPYAETTEQLGGLYRIRTADPEGLLRLAAPLVTHDGGTLELRPEVLHDDGAAEGPTASGDAPLHLVLLRGDPAGAFDLDAVLAAHDAFVTACEQQGHRVVGGEELGPHTSARLVRMTPVGQPVLCDGPYTETTEQLGGYYLVRTHDPDALLRLAAPLVEAEGRGTVEVRGMVHDAAPVAG, encoded by the coding sequence GTGCCCGAGGACGCGCTGGAGGACACCATGACGACGCCGACGACGTACCTGATGCTGCTGTGGGGCGACCCCGACGCGCTGCTCGACCCCCGGGCCGCGTACGCGGCGCACGAGAGGTTCGAGGCCGACTGCGCCGCGCAGGGCCACGAGGTCCTGCTGGCCAAGGAGCTCGCCGACGCGGCGACCGCGCGGACCCTGACCGTCGGCGGGAGGCCGACCGACGGCCCGTACGCCGAGACCACCGAGCAGCTCGGCGGCCTCTACCGGATCCGCACCGCGGACCCCGAGGGCCTGCTGCGGCTCGCCGCACCGCTGGTCACCCACGACGGCGGCACCCTCGAGCTGCGCCCGGAGGTGCTGCACGACGACGGGGCGGCCGAGGGCCCCACCGCCTCAGGTGACGCTCCCCTGCACCTCGTGCTGCTGCGGGGCGACCCCGCCGGGGCGTTCGACCTCGACGCGGTGCTCGCCGCCCACGACGCGTTCGTGACCGCGTGCGAGCAGCAGGGGCACCGGGTGGTCGGCGGTGAGGAGCTCGGGCCGCACACCTCGGCGCGGTTGGTCCGCATGACCCCCGTCGGGCAGCCGGTCCTCTGCGACGGCCCGTACACCGAGACCACCGAGCAGCTGGGCGGGTACTACCTGGTGCGGACGCACGACCCGGACGCGCTGCTGCGGCTCGCCGCGCCGCTCGTCGAGGCCGAGGGCCGCGGCACGGTCGAGGTGCGCGGCATGGTGCACGACGCGGCGCCGGTCGCAGGATGA